From the Zonotrichia leucophrys gambelii isolate GWCS_2022_RI chromosome 10, RI_Zleu_2.0, whole genome shotgun sequence genome, one window contains:
- the SLTM gene encoding SAFB-like transcription modulator isoform X2: MAAAASAPAAAAAGAPAAPAAPPTESKRISDLRVIDLKSELKRRNLDITGVKTVLIARLKQAIEEEGGDPDNIEISVSADTPTKKPTKGKGKKQEADELTGDASVEEDSFVKESELETQDASDQDGNDELKDFKESVEDENLNSKELPSSEKKRYHDPEPVETTEDVEKDSESQENEGPDIEDYTFPAVHDGEDEENEKDKAGSGDGTQEVSKPLPSEESLAEADHTAHEEMEANPSVKEAEDDNISVTIQAEDAITLDFDGDDLLETGKNVKITDSEASKPKDVQDTISQSLEKESKDYEVTENHKDGKKEDSVKGDPVKKEARESSKKAESGDKEKDTLKKGPSSTGASGQAKSSTKESKESKTTSKDDKGSASSVSGSSGSSTRNLWVSGLSSNTKAADLKNLFGKYGKVLGAKVVTNARSPGAKCYGIVTMSSSTEVARCIAHLHRTELHGQQISVEKVKGDPSKKELKKESDEKSSSSRSVGDKKTASSDKASKTPSTKKEEKKSEKSEKKESKETKKTEGKDEKSDNGTSGPSQESTKKTEEKKRISGKSPGQVVVLDQTKGDQGHTRTVRRGRFDKPQILRNKERIIQEKVKFREYRGRKDILPFEKMKEQRLREHMVRLERIRRAVELRRRREIAERERRERERIRIMHEREECLQRERERLEIERQKLERERMERERLERERVRIEQERRKEAERIAREREELRRQQQQLRYEQEKRNSLKRPRDVDHRRDDPYWNESKKMALDTDARFGHGSDYSRQQNRFNDFDHRERGRYPEGSVPSSSFDRRDRFVNQGEAKKTRPTARREEPGFERYPKTFSESRRNEPPQARSELRDTDRREVRGDRDERRTVIIHDRPDIPHGRHPRETASNPPRQTNWKGEGGISTDKRDGSNFYRGERPERSGREVSGHVRGAPPGSRSSASGYGGREGERGVMGDRGGGQHYNEDRHVVERHSREAGPRKEWHGPSSQGSGYHDTRRMGDGRGGGGMMAPHTSNSSPINRVVQITGNSMQRGSGSGFKPFKGGPPRRF; the protein is encoded by the exons atggccgccgccgcctccgctcccgccgccgccgctgcggGGGCTCCCGCGGCTCCCGCGGCGCCGCCCACCGAGAGCAAGAGGATCAGCGACCTGCGCGTCATCGACCTCAAGTCGGAGCTGAAGCGACGCAACCTGGACATCACCGGCGTGAAGACGGTGCTCATCGCCCGGCTCAAGCAG gCTATTGAAGAGGAAGGAGGTGATCCAGATAATATTGAAATAAGTGTTTCAGCTGACACACCCACCAAGAAGCCAACTAAAGGCAAAG GTAAAAAGCAGGAAGCTGATGAATTGACTGGTGATGCTTCAGTGGAAGAGGACTCCTTTGTCAAG GAAAGTGAATTGGAGACTCAAGATGCAAGTGATCAAGATGGAAATGATGAATTGAAAGACTTCAAAGAATCTGTTGAAGATGAGAACTTGAATTCTAAAGAACTACcatcttcagaaaagaaaagatacCATGACCCAGAGCCAGTGGAGACAACAGAAGATGTGGAGAAGGATTCTGAAAGTCAG GAAAATGAAGGTCCAGACATAGAAGATTACACTTTTCCAGCTGTCCAT GATGGggaagatgaagaaaatgagaaag ATAAAGCAGGTTCTGGTGATGGTACACAAGAAGTATCTAAACCTCTTCCTTCAGAAGAAAGCCTAGCTGAGGCTGATCACACGGCTCATGAAGAGATGGAAGCTAACCCCTCTGTGAAAGAAGCTGAGGATGATAACATATCGGTTACAATCCAGGCCGAAGATGCCATCACTCTGGATTTTGATGGTGATGACCTCCTAGAAACAggtaaaaatgtgaaaattacaGATTCTGAAGCAAGTAAGCCAAAGGATGTGCAGGATACCATTtcacagagcctggagaaggaaagcaaGGACTATGAGGTGACTGAGAACCATAAAGATGGTAAGAAGGAAGACTCCGTGAAGGGTGATCCCGTCAAGAAGGAAGCCAGAGAAAGTTCAAAGAAAGCAGAATCTGGAGACAAAGAAAAGGATACTTTGAAGAAAGGTCCCTCGTCTACTGGGGCCTCTGGTCAAGCAAAGAG CTCTACTAAGGAATCTAAAGAAAGCAAGACAACATCAAAGGATGATAAAG GAAGCGCGAGCAGTGTTAGTGGTAGCAGTGGAAGTTCAACTAGGAACCTCTGGGTTAGCGGACTGTCTTCCAACACAAAAGCTGCTGacttgaaaaatctctttggcAAATATGGAAAG GTACTTGGTGCAAAGGTGGTCACAAATGCACGAAGCCCGGGGGCAAAATGCTACGGCATAGTAACAATGTCCTCTAGCACAGAAGTGGCCCGGTGTATCGCACACCTGCACCGCACAGAGCTGCACGGACAGCAGATCTCTGTGGAGAAA gtgaaAGGTGATCCCTCCAAAAAAGAGTTGAAGAAGGAAAGTGATGAGAAATCTAGTTCGAGTAGGAGCGTAGGAGATAAGAAGACTGCATCAAGTGACAAAGCCAGCAA AACTCCGTCaaccaaaaaagaagaaaagaaatcagagaaatctgaaaaaaaagaaagtaaagaaaccaagaaaacagAAGGTAAAGATGAGAAGAGTGATAATGGAACAAGTGGCCCTAGTCAAGAATCCActaaaaaaactgaagaaaagaaaagaataa GTGGTAAAAGCCCAGGTCAAGTTGTAGTTTTAGACCAAACAAAAGGAGACCAAGGCCACACTAGGACAGTTAGAAGGGGAAGGTTTGATAAA CCACAGATATTGAGGAACAAAGAGCGTATTATTCAAGAGAAAGTGAAATTCAGGGAATACAGGGGTAGAAAGGATATCTTGCCTTTTGAAAAGATGAAGGAACAGAGATTGCGAGAACACATGGTTCGGTTGGAAAGGATACGACGAGCTGTTGAACTGCGAAG gcgAAGAGAAATTgcggagcgggagcggcgcgAGCGAGAGCGGATCCGGATAATGCACGAGCGAGAAGAGTGcctgcagagggaaagggagagactGGAAATTGAGAGgcagaagctggagagggagaggaTGGAACGGGAGCGATTGGAGAGAGAGCGTGTTCGGATTGAAcag GAGCGTCGGAAAGAAGCGGAGCGAATCGCGCGGGAGAGGGAGGAGctgcggcggcagcagcagcagctccgcTATGAGCAGGAGAAGAGGAATTCTTTGAAACGGCCACGGGATGTAGATCACAG GAGAGATGATCCTTACTGGAACGAGAGTAAGAAGATGGCTCTTGATACAGATGCACGTTTTGGCCATGGCTCAGATTACAGCCGCCAGCAGAACAGGTTCAATGACTTTGATCACAGAGAACGAGGCCGATATCCAGAAGGTTCTGTTCCATCATCTTCTTTTGATAG GCGAGATCGTTTTGTAAATCAAGGTGAGGCAAAAAAGACTCGCCCAACAGCACGAAGGGAAGAGCCAGGCTTTGAGAGATACCCCAAGACCTTCAGTGAGTCCAGAAGAAATGAACCACCACAGGCAAGAAGCGAACTGCGGGACACGGACAGGCGCGAGGTGCGGGGAGACAGGGATGAGAGGAGGACGGTGATCATTCACGACAGACCAGACATCCCCCACGGCCGACACCCCAGAGAAACCGCCTCCAACCCACCCCGGCAAACCAACTGGAAGGGCGAGGGAGGCATCAGCACAGACAAACGGGATGGCAG CAATTTTTACAGAGGCGAGCGGCCGGAGCGGTCGGGAAGGGAAGTGTCCGGCCACGTGAGGGGAGCCCCGCCCGGCAGCCGCAGCAGCGCCTCCGGCTACgggggcagggaaggagaacGGGGCGTGATGGGAGACAGAGGTGGAGGACAA cacTACAACGAGGACAGACACGTCGTAGAACGCCACAGTCGTGAAGCTGGACCAAGGAAAGAGTGGCATGGACCTAGTTCTCAAGGAAGTGGCTACCATGACACAAGGAGAATGGGAGATGGCCGTGGAGGAGGGGGCATGATGGCCCCACACACAAG TAACTCTTCACCCATTAATAGAGTTGTACAGATCACAGGCAATTCCATGCAGAGGGGAAGTGGCTCAGGATTTAAGCCATTTAAAGGTGGACCTCCACGAAGATTCTAA
- the SLTM gene encoding SAFB-like transcription modulator isoform X5 — MAAAASAPAAAAAGAPAAPAAPPTESKRISDLRVIDLKSELKRRNLDITGVKTVLIARLKQAIEEEGGDPDNIEISVSADTPTKKPTKGKGKKQEADELTGDASVEEDSFVKESELETQDASDQDGNDELKDFKESVEDENLNSKELPSSEKKRYHDPEPVETTEDVEKDSESQENEGPDIEDYTFPAVHDGEDEENEKDKAGSGDGTQEVSKPLPSEESLAEADHTAHEEMEANPSVKEAEDDNISVTIQAEDAITLDFDGDDLLETGKNVKITDSEASKPKDVQDTISQSLEKESKDYEVTENHKDGKKEDSVKGDPVKKEARESSKKAESGDKEKDTLKKGPSSTGASGQAKSSTKESKESKTTSKDDKGSASSVSGSSGSSTRNLWVSGLSSNTKAADLKNLFGKYGKVLGAKVVTNARSPGAKCYGIVTMSSSTEVARCIAHLHRTELHGQQISVEKVKGDPSKKELKKESDEKSSSSRSVGDKKTASSDKASKTPSTKKEEKKSEKSEKKESKETKKTEGKDEKSDNGTSGPSQESTKKTEEKKRISGKSPGQVVVLDQTKGDQGHTRTVRRGRFDKPQILRNKERIIQEKVKFREYRGRKDILPFEKMKEQRLREHMVRLERIRRAVELRRRREIAERERRERERIRIMHEREECLQRERERLEIERQKLERERMERERLERERVRIEQERRKEAERIAREREELRRQQQQLRYEQEKRNSLKRPRDVDHRRDDPYWNESKKMALDTDARFGHGSDYSRQQNRFNDFDHRERGRYPEGSVPSSSFDRRDRFVNQGEAKKTRPTARREEPGFERYPKTFSESRRNEPPQARSELRDTDRREVRGDRDERRTVIIHDRPDIPHGRHPRETASNPPRQTNWKGEGGISTDKRDGRGERPERSGREVSGHVRGAPPGSRSSASGYGGREGERGVMGDRGGGQHYNEDRHVVERHSREAGPRKEWHGPSSQGSGYHDTRRMGDGRGGGGMMAPHTSNSSPINRVVQITGNSMQRGSGSGFKPFKGGPPRRF; from the exons atggccgccgccgcctccgctcccgccgccgccgctgcggGGGCTCCCGCGGCTCCCGCGGCGCCGCCCACCGAGAGCAAGAGGATCAGCGACCTGCGCGTCATCGACCTCAAGTCGGAGCTGAAGCGACGCAACCTGGACATCACCGGCGTGAAGACGGTGCTCATCGCCCGGCTCAAGCAG gCTATTGAAGAGGAAGGAGGTGATCCAGATAATATTGAAATAAGTGTTTCAGCTGACACACCCACCAAGAAGCCAACTAAAGGCAAAG GTAAAAAGCAGGAAGCTGATGAATTGACTGGTGATGCTTCAGTGGAAGAGGACTCCTTTGTCAAG GAAAGTGAATTGGAGACTCAAGATGCAAGTGATCAAGATGGAAATGATGAATTGAAAGACTTCAAAGAATCTGTTGAAGATGAGAACTTGAATTCTAAAGAACTACcatcttcagaaaagaaaagatacCATGACCCAGAGCCAGTGGAGACAACAGAAGATGTGGAGAAGGATTCTGAAAGTCAG GAAAATGAAGGTCCAGACATAGAAGATTACACTTTTCCAGCTGTCCAT GATGGggaagatgaagaaaatgagaaag ATAAAGCAGGTTCTGGTGATGGTACACAAGAAGTATCTAAACCTCTTCCTTCAGAAGAAAGCCTAGCTGAGGCTGATCACACGGCTCATGAAGAGATGGAAGCTAACCCCTCTGTGAAAGAAGCTGAGGATGATAACATATCGGTTACAATCCAGGCCGAAGATGCCATCACTCTGGATTTTGATGGTGATGACCTCCTAGAAACAggtaaaaatgtgaaaattacaGATTCTGAAGCAAGTAAGCCAAAGGATGTGCAGGATACCATTtcacagagcctggagaaggaaagcaaGGACTATGAGGTGACTGAGAACCATAAAGATGGTAAGAAGGAAGACTCCGTGAAGGGTGATCCCGTCAAGAAGGAAGCCAGAGAAAGTTCAAAGAAAGCAGAATCTGGAGACAAAGAAAAGGATACTTTGAAGAAAGGTCCCTCGTCTACTGGGGCCTCTGGTCAAGCAAAGAG CTCTACTAAGGAATCTAAAGAAAGCAAGACAACATCAAAGGATGATAAAG GAAGCGCGAGCAGTGTTAGTGGTAGCAGTGGAAGTTCAACTAGGAACCTCTGGGTTAGCGGACTGTCTTCCAACACAAAAGCTGCTGacttgaaaaatctctttggcAAATATGGAAAG GTACTTGGTGCAAAGGTGGTCACAAATGCACGAAGCCCGGGGGCAAAATGCTACGGCATAGTAACAATGTCCTCTAGCACAGAAGTGGCCCGGTGTATCGCACACCTGCACCGCACAGAGCTGCACGGACAGCAGATCTCTGTGGAGAAA gtgaaAGGTGATCCCTCCAAAAAAGAGTTGAAGAAGGAAAGTGATGAGAAATCTAGTTCGAGTAGGAGCGTAGGAGATAAGAAGACTGCATCAAGTGACAAAGCCAGCAA AACTCCGTCaaccaaaaaagaagaaaagaaatcagagaaatctgaaaaaaaagaaagtaaagaaaccaagaaaacagAAGGTAAAGATGAGAAGAGTGATAATGGAACAAGTGGCCCTAGTCAAGAATCCActaaaaaaactgaagaaaagaaaagaataa GTGGTAAAAGCCCAGGTCAAGTTGTAGTTTTAGACCAAACAAAAGGAGACCAAGGCCACACTAGGACAGTTAGAAGGGGAAGGTTTGATAAA CCACAGATATTGAGGAACAAAGAGCGTATTATTCAAGAGAAAGTGAAATTCAGGGAATACAGGGGTAGAAAGGATATCTTGCCTTTTGAAAAGATGAAGGAACAGAGATTGCGAGAACACATGGTTCGGTTGGAAAGGATACGACGAGCTGTTGAACTGCGAAG gcgAAGAGAAATTgcggagcgggagcggcgcgAGCGAGAGCGGATCCGGATAATGCACGAGCGAGAAGAGTGcctgcagagggaaagggagagactGGAAATTGAGAGgcagaagctggagagggagaggaTGGAACGGGAGCGATTGGAGAGAGAGCGTGTTCGGATTGAAcag GAGCGTCGGAAAGAAGCGGAGCGAATCGCGCGGGAGAGGGAGGAGctgcggcggcagcagcagcagctccgcTATGAGCAGGAGAAGAGGAATTCTTTGAAACGGCCACGGGATGTAGATCACAG GAGAGATGATCCTTACTGGAACGAGAGTAAGAAGATGGCTCTTGATACAGATGCACGTTTTGGCCATGGCTCAGATTACAGCCGCCAGCAGAACAGGTTCAATGACTTTGATCACAGAGAACGAGGCCGATATCCAGAAGGTTCTGTTCCATCATCTTCTTTTGATAG GCGAGATCGTTTTGTAAATCAAGGTGAGGCAAAAAAGACTCGCCCAACAGCACGAAGGGAAGAGCCAGGCTTTGAGAGATACCCCAAGACCTTCAGTGAGTCCAGAAGAAATGAACCACCACAGGCAAGAAGCGAACTGCGGGACACGGACAGGCGCGAGGTGCGGGGAGACAGGGATGAGAGGAGGACGGTGATCATTCACGACAGACCAGACATCCCCCACGGCCGACACCCCAGAGAAACCGCCTCCAACCCACCCCGGCAAACCAACTGGAAGGGCGAGGGAGGCATCAGCACAGACAAACGGGATGGCAG AGGCGAGCGGCCGGAGCGGTCGGGAAGGGAAGTGTCCGGCCACGTGAGGGGAGCCCCGCCCGGCAGCCGCAGCAGCGCCTCCGGCTACgggggcagggaaggagaacGGGGCGTGATGGGAGACAGAGGTGGAGGACAA cacTACAACGAGGACAGACACGTCGTAGAACGCCACAGTCGTGAAGCTGGACCAAGGAAAGAGTGGCATGGACCTAGTTCTCAAGGAAGTGGCTACCATGACACAAGGAGAATGGGAGATGGCCGTGGAGGAGGGGGCATGATGGCCCCACACACAAG TAACTCTTCACCCATTAATAGAGTTGTACAGATCACAGGCAATTCCATGCAGAGGGGAAGTGGCTCAGGATTTAAGCCATTTAAAGGTGGACCTCCACGAAGATTCTAA